In Ancylobacter polymorphus, a genomic segment contains:
- a CDS encoding multicopper oxidase family protein, whose translation MDRIVRWLRPALLVAAVFVTLAGSPAHAQSGTYQPPAYREPVVLSSVDGVLEVTLTAHQGEATLDTSPVPVKNTLLYGYELVRGKASNGVRAARDNYPAPTLQVFPGEKFIIHYENGLAGLGIRDFYDPRYTAEGGEVPVYPPQLTVSPLNLHTHGLHVSPKANADNVLLHMPPGTVNTYVYDVPANMPHGLYWYHPHLHTLTAAHVYLGLAGMLAIGRPDGNLPVVTQKAIPVRSMALQYNFVFDRDGPSPSFANPNWPQFVSTLTPPAEGELAAGTYRPILAPVDFVDAPKGARFATVWHAGALSIHNMRGRFQFIPNNLQSFTAAAGPQGNVPADPDLPDHARDIQFTVNGQFQPVLRGRPGQTEIWVLANISDMAYMSVRLTETATGHHPKIAIVGQDGNPSPSVRYPVEENGTRLVIPPASRFAIAVTLPLEGELVLDMPARGGGARTENAPGILYTSNGTQNPPAVLGTLSVAPAAVSYYDGFFLFPTQKLMSAVVEGEKGEATPFTEGQKLGAFTSFDDLSTVTPDLTRHILINGGFLNDLASKVDPKAFIYAFDSAAFPNVPILQPRLDSVEEWVFRNENNDEHPIHVHVNDFQIVSLSDPTIGLKMGAVLQGIDNANVPAPNLGPEESVIEPGRLAIRTRFEDYAGLFVMHCHRLNHEDNGLMALVNVIPAISSYAVAVPGAPGRAATVRVMDGDRLLATVTPFPGYEGMPSVAIGDVDDDGVYDLVVGAGPGRAPEVAVFSGAGKKGAPFTVELARFLAFDAALTTGVSVAAAQIDGRTTGDNIIVGSGPGVSSEIRVFGSRLPAVGTVPELFATFNPFYGERNGVTVTTGFVDFTTGRQSLIAAPGPGSPAVVKVFVFPLLTAMEGEIGSHAHRAKGPPRPVLSASFTPFGADYRGGVSLATGWLAGTLGGAERIVVGQQDGAEVAVFSAGSALDGGPSMYLHSAAAHPKAEFREMARFAPFGPDARGVSVATTSTTEGADLLVGTKEGALRGIVRRFGLARADVTARTLTPRPLAEVGMQGIVGMVLAGD comes from the coding sequence GTGGATCGCATCGTTCGTTGGCTCCGACCGGCGCTGCTGGTCGCGGCGGTCTTCGTTACACTGGCGGGGAGCCCTGCCCACGCGCAATCCGGCACCTACCAGCCGCCCGCCTATCGCGAGCCGGTGGTGCTCTCCAGCGTCGACGGCGTGCTGGAAGTGACGCTGACCGCCCATCAGGGCGAGGCCACGCTCGATACCTCACCCGTGCCTGTCAAAAACACGCTGCTCTATGGCTATGAACTCGTGCGCGGCAAGGCGTCGAACGGGGTCCGCGCCGCGCGCGACAACTATCCCGCGCCGACATTGCAGGTGTTTCCCGGCGAGAAGTTCATTATCCATTACGAGAACGGGCTCGCTGGCCTCGGCATTCGCGATTTCTACGATCCGCGCTACACGGCCGAGGGCGGCGAGGTGCCGGTCTATCCGCCGCAGCTCACCGTCTCGCCGCTGAACCTGCACACGCACGGCCTGCATGTCAGCCCCAAGGCGAATGCCGACAATGTGCTGCTGCACATGCCGCCGGGCACCGTGAACACCTATGTCTATGACGTGCCCGCCAACATGCCGCACGGCCTGTACTGGTACCATCCGCACCTGCACACGCTGACCGCCGCCCATGTCTATCTCGGCCTCGCCGGAATGCTGGCGATCGGGCGGCCGGACGGCAATCTGCCCGTCGTGACGCAGAAGGCGATTCCCGTGCGCAGCATGGCGCTGCAGTACAATTTCGTGTTCGACCGCGACGGCCCGTCACCGAGCTTCGCCAATCCCAACTGGCCGCAATTCGTGAGCACGCTCACACCCCCGGCGGAGGGCGAACTGGCAGCGGGCACCTATCGCCCCATCCTCGCCCCGGTGGACTTCGTGGACGCGCCCAAGGGCGCGCGCTTCGCGACCGTCTGGCATGCCGGCGCGCTGTCGATCCACAACATGCGCGGGCGCTTCCAGTTCATCCCGAACAATCTGCAGAGCTTCACCGCCGCCGCCGGGCCGCAGGGAAATGTGCCCGCCGACCCGGATCTGCCGGACCATGCGCGCGACATCCAGTTCACGGTGAACGGCCAGTTCCAGCCGGTGCTGCGCGGCAGGCCGGGCCAGACCGAGATCTGGGTTCTCGCGAATATCAGCGACATGGCCTATATGAGCGTGCGCCTCACCGAGACCGCGACCGGGCATCACCCGAAGATCGCCATTGTCGGCCAGGACGGCAATCCCAGCCCTTCCGTGCGCTATCCCGTCGAGGAAAACGGCACCCGCCTCGTCATCCCGCCGGCCTCGCGTTTCGCCATCGCGGTCACGCTGCCGCTGGAGGGCGAGCTCGTGCTCGACATGCCCGCGCGCGGCGGCGGCGCCCGCACCGAGAACGCGCCCGGCATCCTCTACACCAGCAATGGCACGCAGAACCCGCCCGCCGTGCTCGGCACGCTCAGCGTCGCGCCGGCGGCGGTGAGCTATTATGACGGCTTCTTCCTGTTCCCGACGCAGAAGCTGATGAGCGCGGTGGTGGAGGGCGAGAAGGGCGAGGCCACGCCGTTCACCGAGGGCCAGAAGCTGGGCGCCTTCACCTCCTTCGACGACCTGTCGACCGTGACGCCGGACCTGACGCGCCACATCCTCATCAATGGCGGCTTCCTCAACGATCTCGCCAGCAAGGTCGATCCCAAGGCCTTCATCTACGCCTTCGACAGCGCCGCCTTCCCCAACGTGCCGATCCTCCAGCCGCGGCTGGATTCGGTCGAGGAATGGGTGTTCCGCAATGAGAACAATGACGAGCACCCCATTCATGTGCACGTCAACGACTTCCAGATCGTCTCGCTCTCCGATCCCACCATCGGCCTGAAAATGGGTGCGGTGCTGCAGGGCATCGACAACGCCAATGTGCCGGCCCCCAATCTGGGCCCGGAGGAATCGGTGATCGAGCCGGGCCGGCTCGCCATCCGCACCCGCTTTGAGGACTATGCCGGCCTGTTCGTCATGCACTGCCATCGGCTCAACCATGAGGACAACGGCCTGATGGCGCTGGTCAACGTGATCCCGGCGATCTCTTCCTATGCCGTCGCCGTGCCCGGCGCGCCCGGCCGCGCCGCCACCGTGCGGGTGATGGATGGGGACAGGCTGCTGGCCACCGTCACCCCGTTCCCGGGCTATGAGGGCATGCCCAGCGTCGCCATCGGCGATGTCGACGATGACGGGGTTTATGATCTCGTCGTCGGCGCCGGGCCCGGCCGTGCGCCGGAGGTGGCGGTGTTCTCCGGGGCGGGGAAGAAAGGCGCGCCCTTCACCGTGGAGCTGGCGCGCTTCCTCGCCTTCGATGCCGCGCTGACGACTGGCGTGAGCGTCGCCGCGGCGCAGATCGACGGGCGGACCACCGGCGACAACATCATCGTCGGCTCCGGCCCCGGCGTGTCGAGCGAGATCCGGGTGTTCGGCTCGCGTCTGCCGGCGGTCGGCACGGTGCCGGAGCTGTTCGCGACCTTCAACCCGTTCTATGGCGAGCGCAACGGTGTCACCGTCACCACCGGCTTCGTCGATTTCACCACCGGCCGCCAGAGCCTCATCGCTGCGCCCGGTCCCGGTTCGCCGGCCGTGGTGAAGGTGTTCGTCTTCCCGCTGCTCACGGCGATGGAAGGCGAGATCGGCAGCCACGCGCATCGCGCCAAGGGCCCGCCGCGCCCGGTGCTGTCCGCCTCCTTCACGCCCTTCGGGGCCGATTATCGCGGCGGCGTGTCGCTCGCCACCGGCTGGCTGGCCGGCACGCTGGGCGGGGCCGAGCGCATCGTCGTCGGCCAGCAGGACGGGGCGGAAGTGGCGGTGTTCTCCGCCGGCTCGGCGCTCGATGGCGGGCCTTCCATGTATCTGCACAGCGCGGCCGCCCACCCGAAGGCCGAGTTCCGCGAGATGGCGCGCTTCGCCCCCTTCGGGCCTGACGCACGGGGGGTGAGCGTCGCTACGACGAGCACCACCGAAGGTGCCGATCTGCTGGTCGGCACGAAGGAGGGCGCGCTGCGTGGAATCGTGCGGCGCTTCGGCCTGGCGCGGGCCGACGTGACGGCGCGCACCCTGACCCCGCGGCCGCTCGCCGAGGTGGGGATGCAGGGGATCGTCGGCATGGTGCTCGCCGGCGACTGA